From one Amaranthus tricolor cultivar Red isolate AtriRed21 chromosome 17, ASM2621246v1, whole genome shotgun sequence genomic stretch:
- the LOC130804057 gene encoding calcium uptake protein, mitochondrial-like produces the protein MSILRKSKPSIHLRPSIQRLPLRYLSSVPGGDPQSSSSQLNYKSWVLKLVSGVVAGSSLGALFYPISPNHHVDDDLNVSSPSSSSVFDYLKGRSLFAFADWSSAPAEAISSLDSSSRSLSFNTSKFLFPDSFRRKVFFKYEKRIRLRSPPEKVFEYFASVQNSEGEVLMTPADLMRAVVPVFPPSESGLVRDGYLPGERCPGGLKCLPSEFFMLFDVDNDGLISFKEYIFFVTLLSIPESSFSIAFKMFDIDKNGEIDRDEFKKVMALMRDQNRQGSTHCDGLRPGIKLGGSVENGGLLEYFFGNDGEMHLHHDKFVWFLRKLHDEIVRLEFSHYDYRSQGSISAKDFALSMVASADIQHINKLLERVDELDNDPKLSCRRISQDEFCKFSELRTKLEPFALALFAYGKVNGLLTRTDFQRAASQVCGVSLTDNVVEVIFHVFDANRDGNLGADEFLRVLQKRERDIAQPIETGIFGFLSCCRNCTSGGSLSRLFS, from the exons ATGTCTATTCTTAGAAAATCTAAACCCTCCATTCATCTTCGACCATCCATCCAACGCCTCCCTTTACGTTACCTTTCTTCGGTTCCTGGAGGGGACCCACAATCATCTTCCTCTCAATTGAATTACAAATCATGGGTTCTGAAATTGGTTTCTGGGGTTGTTGCTGGGTCATCTTTGGGAGCTTTGTTCTATCCAATTTCACCAAATCATCATGTTGATGATGATCTAAAtgtttcttctccttcttcatcttcTGTTTTTGATTATTTGAAAGGAAGGTCTTTGTTTGCCTTTGCTGATTGGTCATCTGCTCCTGCAGAAGCTATTTCTTCCCTAGATTCCTCTTCCCGTTCTCTCTCATTCAATACATCAAAGTTTCTTTTTCCAG ATTCATTTAGAAGGAAGGTATTTTTCAAATATGAAAAACGTATAAGATTGCGAAGTCCTCCAGAGAAG GTATTCGAGTATTTTGCATCTGTTCAAAATTCTGAAGGAGAAGTACTTATGACACCTGCGGATTTGATGCGAGCTGTCGTCCCTGTTTTCCCCCCATCTGAGTCAGGTCTGGTCCGAGATGGATACCTTCCGGGGGAGAGGTGCCCTGGTGGTTTAAAATGTCTTCCTTCCGAGTTTTTCATGCTCTTTGATGTGGACAATGACGGACTAATTTCTTTCAAAGA GTACATATTTTTTGTAACTCTACTCAGCATTCCAGAATCGAGCTTCTCTATAGCCTTTAAGATGTTCGACATTGATAAAAATGG AGAGATTGACAGGGATGAATTCAAAAAAGTTATGGCTCTGATGAGGGATCAAAACAGACAAGGTTCTACTCATTGTGATGGGCTTCGACCCGGTATTAAACTCGGAGGTTCTGTAGAAAATGGAGGCTTGCTCGAGTATTTTTTTGGAAATGATGGTGAGATGCATTTACATCATGACAAATTTGTCTGGTTCTTAAGAAAGTTACACGATGAA ATTGTGAGGTTAGAGTTTTCTCACTATGATTATAGATCACAAGGGTCCATATCAGCCAAGGATTTTGCTCTCTCCATGGTTGCTTCTGCTGATATACAGCATATAAACAAATTGCTTGAACGGGTTGATGAACTAGACAATGACCCAAAACTTAGCTGTAGACGCATTTCTCAAGATGAATTTTGCAAGTTTTCCGAGCTACGGACAAAGTTGGAGCCTTTTGCATTGGCCTTGTTCGCATACGGTAAGGTCAATGGTTTGTTAACGAGGACTGACTTTCAACGAGCTGCGTCTCAG GTGTGTGGTGTGTCTCTCACTGACAATGTGGTCGAAGTCATTTTTCATGTGTTTGATGCAAACCGTGATGGAAACTTGGGTGCTGATGAGTTTCTGAGAGTTCTGCAGAAACGGGAAAGGGACATTGCCCAACCCATAGAAACCggcatttttggctttttgtCATGCTGTCGTAACTGTACGAGCGGAGGTTCTCTCTCGCGACTATTTTCTTAA